The following coding sequences lie in one Arachis hypogaea cultivar Tifrunner chromosome 9, arahy.Tifrunner.gnm2.J5K5, whole genome shotgun sequence genomic window:
- the LOC112709818 gene encoding multicystatin, whose amino-acid sequence MASAGEKRGRDDVDDKLNNTVGVTSSEEDDDDDCDSEPAVIRPYMKELTDEELPEYYRRSFSSNGFDVPEFGCALPGGIRPIKLGKRYDELVSDFAKQALQVYNNQNNAKFEFDHLVKANCQAVSGFMYYITFTARSGDNALQTFCGKVWQKVMKKGTEVKFCVMATD is encoded by the exons atggctagtgctggagaaaaaagaggaaggGATGATGTGGATGATAAACTGAATAACACGGTGGGAGTaacttcttctgaagaagatgacgACGACGATTGCGATTCAGAACCAGCTGTAATCCGTCCCTATATGAAGGAACTCACTGATGAAGAACTTCCTGAGTATTATAGACGGTCCTTCAGCAGCAAT GGATTTGATGTTCCCGAGTTTGGATGTGCATTACCTGGCGGAATTAGACCCATTAAGTTGGGTAAAAGATATGATGAACTCGTGAGCGATTTTGCCAAGCAAGCCTTACAAGTCTACAATAACCAAAAT AATGCGAAGTTTGAGTTTGATCATCTTGTCAAGGCTAATTGCCAAGCTGTTTCTGGCTTTATGTATTACATTACTTTTACTGCACGCTCTGGGGATAATGCGCTTCAAACCTTTTGCGGCAAAGTATGGCAAAAAGTAATGAAAAAGGGAACAGAAGTTAAGTTTTGTGTGATGGCAACTGATTAA
- the LOC112709814 gene encoding aromatic aminotransferase ISS1 has product MGSNRNLATRALETDMPVMVRMQKLLRGAKNCVSLAQGVVYWKPPEEALEKVQKLVFEPSISRYGGDDGLPELRAALIKKLRDENNLHKSSVMVTAGANQAFVNLVLTLCDAGDSVVMFAPYYFNSYMSFQMTGVTNILVGPGKPETLYPDADWLERILSETKPVPKLVTVVNPGNPSGTYIPESLLKRISDLCKNAGSWLIVDNTYEYFMYDGLKHSCVEGNHIVNVFSFSKAYGMMGWRVGYIAYPSEVEGLADQLFKVQDNIPICASIISQHLALHSLEMGPEWVTERVKTLVKNREIVLEALSPLGEGSVKGGEGAIYLWAKLPEGHGYDDFEVVHWLANRHGVAVIPGSASGSPGNLRISFGGLIESECREAAGRLKRGLEELVKHGLVKEQE; this is encoded by the exons atggGTTCGAACAGAAATCTAGCAACGAGGGCTTTGGAAACAGATATGCCGGTAATGGTTCGG ATGCAGAAATTGCTCCGAGGAGCTAAGAATTGTGTGTCTTTGGCTCAG GGTGTGGTTTATTGGAAACCACCGGAGGAAGCCTTGGAAAAGGTGCAAAAACTTGTATTTGAACCTTCTATTAGTCGTTACGGTGGCGATGACGGTCTTCCTGAACTTCGAGCGGCATTAATAAAAAAG TTGCGCGATGAAAACAATTTGCACAAGTCCTCGGTTATGGTTACTGCAGGTGCCAATCAG GCATTTGTTAATCTAGTTCTTACTCTCTGCGATGCGGGGGACTCGGTGGTTATGTTTGCCCCTTACTACTTCAATTCATACATGTCCTTCCAGATGACGGGCGTTACCAATATACTAGTTGGTCCTGGTAAACCAGAAACACTTTATCCTGATGCAG aTTGGTTGGAAAGAATTTTATCAGAAACTAAACCTGTCCCAAAGCTTGTCACCGTCGTAAATCCTGGCAATCCATCCGGTACCTATATTCCAGAGTCTCTTCTTAAg AGGATTTCAGATCTCTGCAAGAATGCTGGCTCTTGGCTTATTGTTGACAACACATATGA GTACTTCATGTATGATGGTCTGAAACACTCTTGTGTTGAGGGAAATCACATTGTTAATGTTTTCTCTTTCTCAAAAGCTTATGGGATGATGGGATGGCGCGTCGGATAT ATAGCATATCCATCTGAAGTAGAAGGACTTGCTGATCAACTTTTCAAAGTACAAGACAACATTCCCATCTGCGCTTCGATAATTTCGCAACATCTTGCCCTCCACTCCTTAGAAATGGGACCTGAGTGGGTCACAGAACGCGTCAAGACTCTTGTTAAGAACAGAGAAATAGTCCTAGAAGCTCTCTCCCCTCTTGGAGAGGGTTCTGTGAAGGGAGGAGAAGGTGCTATTTACTTGTGGGCGAAGCTTCCTGAAGGACATGGTTACGATGACTTTGAAGTCGTTCACTGGCTAGCTAATAGACATGGGGTCGCCGTGATCCCTGGAAGCGCTTCCGGTTCGCCTGGTAATCTTAGAATCTCGTTTGGCGGCTTGATAGAGAGCGAATGCAGAGAAGCGGCCGGAAGGTTGAAGAGAGGATTGGAAGAATTGGTTAAGCATGGCTTGGTGAAGGAGCAAGAGTGA
- the LOC112712756 gene encoding thioredoxin X, chloroplastic has product MCGTAITEINETQFNDTVLKANRSVLVEFVANWCGPCRLISPTMESLTQEYEDRLTVTKVDHDANPRLIEEYKVYELPTLIHFKNGQEVPESRRESAITKVKLKDYVDALLESISIS; this is encoded by the exons ATGTGCGGCACCGCCATCACAGAAATCAACGAGACACAGTTTAACGACACTGTTTTGAAGGCTAACCGTTCCGTTCTCGTTGAGTTCGTCGCTAACTGGTGCGGTCCTTGCCGTTTGATCTCTCCCACTATGGAATCCCTAACTCAG GAATATGAAGACAGATTAACAGTGACGAAGGTTGATCATGATGCGAACCCTAGGCTAATCGAAGAGTACAAAGTTTATGAGCTACCAACATTGATCCACTTTAAGAATGGACAGGAAGTTCCAGAAAGCAGAAGAGAAAGTGCAATCACCAAAGTTAAACTCAAAGACTATGTGGATGCTTTATTGGAATCAATCTCAATTTCGTAG